A part of Candidatus Electrothrix aestuarii genomic DNA contains:
- a CDS encoding lysylphosphatidylglycerol synthase domain-containing protein has protein sequence MLNHRFLLNTLLSLGISFLLVAVLINGIDGTAELAIRPKLFSVLAHTTRNALLFYMLASVLQTFFRTLRYRVLLKNSIENDDELPVFLHLFMVTMSRNMFTDMLPARLGELSYIAMLNLGFKVKADACLSSLALSFVFDLIALAFLLLTMIGYQIFFSGVELWLVGTLTLLLLICGFLLLVLFPILRRVSNRLSLFFAHNEAKNERIRKAVSFFRDTSVALQKAAHRGILGKVLLLSLGVRLAKYAGLYLLFCGVVSGSFTDITKDLVHVVIALVSAEAGAGLPVPTFMSFGTYEAGGTLALVALGASKASSVVVMLALHIWSQLIDYAFGIGATILFVLSVVKRTHLVKKAQRPQAKSWKLFSLTLLLLFIGALFLGVQVWKMRKKGWFHPPSPGNSIAVPSAAERRTNPVFDNLHGFVVWSSNRFGNHDLVMLTLPELELTRLTKDPHTEYFPRISPDGTKVVFCRSQEPWVSQRNKFAWNTWLLDLATGTTQLLAKDANTPTWSADGEKVYFVRQANQFVEYTLANQKEIVVFETGKNQHLNSTIELETPTWSETRQGLAVTLRGGARGTFIMNKDKSIEQVGKGCQLNWSPDSSFLYFVDHTKGGGNAFFKVDPESLERKLWFDAPGAFSHEYFPKASNTGDMLVFGASTGGHEHDRADYEIFLWPIGTPMGNTARLSFHTGNDNWPDIFLY, from the coding sequence ATGCTTAATCATAGGTTTTTGCTCAACACGCTTCTGTCCTTAGGCATTTCCTTTCTTCTTGTTGCCGTTCTCATTAATGGCATTGACGGAACAGCAGAGCTTGCCATTCGCCCTAAACTTTTTTCCGTATTGGCTCATACCACAAGGAATGCTTTATTGTTTTATATGCTGGCAAGTGTTTTACAAACCTTCTTTCGAACACTCCGGTATCGAGTACTCCTCAAAAACTCTATAGAAAATGATGATGAGCTACCGGTTTTTTTACATCTTTTTATGGTGACAATGAGCAGGAATATGTTTACCGACATGTTGCCTGCTCGTTTAGGCGAACTGAGCTATATCGCCATGCTTAATCTGGGATTCAAAGTCAAGGCAGATGCCTGTCTCAGCTCTTTGGCTCTGTCTTTTGTCTTCGATTTAATAGCCTTGGCTTTTTTGCTTCTCACAATGATCGGGTATCAGATCTTTTTTTCCGGCGTGGAGCTGTGGCTTGTTGGGACCTTGACCCTTCTTTTGTTGATCTGCGGATTTCTCCTGCTCGTTCTTTTTCCTATACTTCGTAGGGTGAGTAACCGTCTTTCTTTATTTTTTGCACACAACGAGGCTAAGAATGAAAGAATAAGAAAGGCAGTGAGCTTTTTTCGAGATACTTCTGTTGCTTTGCAAAAAGCAGCTCATCGCGGCATACTTGGCAAAGTGCTCCTCCTCTCATTAGGAGTTCGTCTTGCAAAATATGCAGGTCTTTATCTCTTGTTTTGCGGAGTGGTATCAGGCTCATTTACTGATATCACAAAAGACCTTGTCCATGTTGTTATTGCATTGGTTAGCGCCGAAGCAGGAGCTGGTTTACCTGTCCCGACATTCATGAGTTTCGGCACCTATGAAGCAGGTGGAACCTTGGCTCTTGTTGCCTTGGGAGCAAGCAAAGCGAGCTCGGTTGTGGTCATGCTTGCCCTCCATATCTGGAGTCAGCTCATTGACTATGCCTTTGGAATCGGAGCGACAATTCTTTTTGTTTTGTCTGTCGTAAAGAGAACGCATCTTGTGAAAAAGGCACAGCGACCTCAAGCGAAGTCTTGGAAATTATTTTCTTTGACTTTGCTTCTCCTTTTTATTGGAGCGCTTTTCTTAGGGGTTCAGGTCTGGAAGATGCGTAAAAAAGGTTGGTTTCATCCACCGAGCCCTGGTAACTCGATAGCTGTACCAAGCGCAGCAGAGCGAAGAACAAATCCTGTTTTTGATAACCTGCATGGTTTTGTAGTTTGGAGTAGTAATAGATTCGGTAATCATGACTTAGTTATGTTAACCTTGCCGGAGCTAGAACTCACCCGCTTGACAAAAGACCCACATACGGAGTATTTTCCTCGAATTTCACCGGATGGTACCAAGGTTGTTTTTTGCCGCTCCCAGGAGCCTTGGGTGTCTCAACGAAATAAATTTGCTTGGAATACATGGCTCTTGGATTTAGCAACTGGCACAACGCAGTTACTTGCAAAGGATGCCAATACTCCGACTTGGTCTGCTGATGGGGAAAAGGTTTATTTTGTTCGACAGGCAAATCAGTTTGTCGAATATACCCTTGCCAATCAAAAAGAAATTGTGGTATTTGAAACAGGAAAGAATCAGCATCTGAACTCCACGATTGAGCTTGAAACCCCAACTTGGAGCGAGACCCGGCAAGGCTTAGCGGTAACCTTACGCGGCGGAGCAAGGGGTACCTTTATTATGAATAAAGATAAATCGATTGAGCAGGTAGGAAAGGGATGCCAGCTAAATTGGTCGCCGGATTCCTCATTTCTCTACTTCGTTGACCATACCAAGGGCGGTGGAAACGCCTTTTTCAAGGTCGATCCAGAAAGCTTAGAAAGAAAACTTTGGTTTGATGCGCCTGGAGCATTCAGCCATGAATACTTCCCTAAGGCCTCCAATACGGGGGACATGCTGGTTTTTGGGGCAAGTACAGGAGGACATGAGCATGACAGGGCAGACTATGAAATATTTCTCTGGCCGATTGGAACGCCTATGGGAAATACAGCAAGGCTGAGTTTCCATACCGGCAATGATAATTGGCCTGATATTTTTTTGTATTAA
- the tnpA gene encoding IS200/IS605 family transposase translates to MPQSLAKIYLHIIFSTKERIPFLADKEVRRETHVYLAGTCRELGAPAVTVGGVADHVHLICTMSRTMTVADFVRDIKRTSSSRLKQRSDATDNFHWQSGYGVFSVSPSHVGALKKYIVQQEEHHRQTSFQDEFRRIMQKYDIEYDERYVWD, encoded by the coding sequence GTGCCGCAATCCCTCGCGAAAATATATCTCCACATTATTTTTTCCACCAAAGAGAGAATACCCTTTCTTGCCGATAAGGAGGTGCGTCGAGAAACCCATGTCTATCTTGCCGGAACCTGCCGGGAGCTGGGCGCCCCCGCCGTGACAGTCGGCGGTGTTGCCGATCATGTACACCTTATCTGTACTATGTCGCGCACCATGACCGTGGCGGATTTTGTCCGGGATATCAAGCGCACCTCCTCAAGCCGGCTCAAGCAACGGAGTGACGCCACCGACAACTTTCATTGGCAGAGCGGATACGGCGTTTTTTCCGTCAGCCCGTCGCATGTCGGCGCGTTGAAGAAATATATCGTTCAGCAGGAGGAACATCACCGACAGACTTCTTTTCAAGATGAATTTCGGCGAATTATGCAAAAATATGATATAGAGTACGACGAAAGGTACGTGTGGGATTGA
- a CDS encoding sugar transferase, with protein sequence MSPALSWNLRQRSSVIYKLLLILDCSLVCGYLWFLVLSYKVPWSRYYTWLELVAFSLSFICFQYLQLYRSWRGWKLYLEFFVISKAWASVVGFLLFYFFIFKVSEGYSRVVFILWALTTPFLIFFSHLLVRQLLRYYRSKGKNIRHAVIVGAGDLGLKMAQQMEVIPWAGIEIIGFFDDKLEANASKVTNKPLLGEIEEIQEYLLHNDIDYVYIALPMRAERKIFWILRECRDLGAQIFLVPDLYIFGLHHAEIQSVGDMLVLNFNPASSWKRGFDIIFSLTVLLLSSPLMLLVMLLIKLDSKGPVFYRHRRITATGREFGCLKFRTMVIDADQKLNELLESDPALAREWKRNFKLKKDPRITRIGRFLRRTSLDEFPQFFNVLKGEMSVVGARPIIGRELEEYYKGNGEQSAGRYVSMKPGITGPWQVTSRSDVENYKERIELDDWYVLNYSLIFDIKIILKTIRCMLTGKGAY encoded by the coding sequence ATGTCCCCTGCGTTATCCTGGAACTTGCGCCAGCGCAGTTCAGTTATTTATAAACTGCTCCTCATTCTTGATTGTTCTTTGGTTTGCGGCTATCTTTGGTTTCTCGTCCTCTCATACAAAGTGCCTTGGAGTCGCTACTATACTTGGCTGGAACTCGTCGCCTTTTCCCTCTCTTTTATCTGCTTTCAATATCTTCAGCTTTATAGGTCCTGGCGAGGGTGGAAACTCTATCTGGAATTTTTCGTTATTTCCAAGGCATGGGCTTCAGTTGTTGGTTTTCTGCTTTTTTATTTTTTTATTTTTAAGGTATCAGAGGGATATTCAAGGGTGGTGTTTATATTATGGGCACTTACCACACCCTTTTTAATTTTTTTCTCTCATCTTCTTGTCCGTCAACTATTACGTTACTATCGGAGCAAAGGTAAAAATATTCGCCATGCTGTGATAGTAGGAGCTGGTGACCTCGGTCTCAAGATGGCTCAGCAGATGGAGGTGATCCCTTGGGCTGGTATTGAAATTATTGGTTTCTTTGATGATAAACTGGAGGCAAATGCCTCAAAAGTCACGAATAAACCTTTGCTTGGGGAAATTGAAGAGATTCAAGAATACCTTCTTCATAATGATATCGATTATGTCTATATTGCTTTACCCATGCGGGCAGAGCGAAAGATTTTCTGGATTTTACGGGAGTGCCGGGATCTTGGAGCACAAATCTTTTTAGTGCCAGATTTGTATATTTTCGGTTTGCATCACGCAGAGATTCAGTCTGTGGGAGATATGTTGGTCTTGAATTTTAACCCGGCATCAAGTTGGAAGCGAGGGTTTGATATCATCTTTTCTTTGACTGTTCTTCTGCTGAGCAGCCCTCTTATGCTTTTGGTGATGCTTCTGATTAAACTGGACAGTAAGGGGCCGGTTTTTTATAGGCATCGACGCATTACCGCGACCGGACGCGAATTTGGCTGCCTGAAATTTAGAACTATGGTTATCGATGCTGATCAGAAACTGAACGAACTTCTTGAGAGTGACCCTGCACTTGCCCGGGAATGGAAGAGAAATTTTAAACTAAAAAAAGATCCGAGAATAACCAGAATAGGTCGCTTTCTTCGCAGGACCAGCCTGGATGAATTTCCTCAATTTTTTAACGTCCTCAAGGGTGAGATGAGCGTTGTCGGAGCCCGTCCAATTATAGGCCGTGAACTGGAAGAATATTATAAAGGGAATGGAGAACAGAGCGCTGGGCGTTATGTCTCCATGAAGCCGGGTATTACTGGGCCTTGGCAGGTTACTTCCCGAAGTGACGTGGAAAATTATAAGGAACGAATTGAATTGGATGATTGGTACGTGCTTAATTATTCTCTTATTTTCGACATAAAGATTATTCTGAAAACTATTCGTTGTATGCTTACAGGAAAAGGGGCTTATTAG
- a CDS encoding glycosyltransferase family 2 protein, protein MKLSVVIPVYNEEENINLLYDELKGVLKNIEHEHEIVFVDDGSSDASLSLLEKIQQQDNTVVVVSFRRNFGQTAAMSAGFDYATGDVIVTMDGDMQNDPHDIPMFLKKMEEGYELVSGWRYDRQDPFLNRRLPSMIANKIISVVTGVHLHDYGCTLKTFRKEITQGIRLYGEMHRFIPAIASGVGGKITEVKANHRPRRFGTSKYGISRTLRVVLDLMTVKFLLSYATRPIHVFGMLGLVSGGSGFLIALLMTAQRMFFDVPMANRPLLLLAILLILMGMQFIYMGLLGELQVRTYHESQKKPIYVVRQVFGHENQDENTD, encoded by the coding sequence GTGAAACTCTCCGTCGTCATACCGGTCTACAACGAAGAAGAAAATATCAACCTCCTCTACGATGAATTAAAGGGGGTTCTGAAAAATATAGAGCATGAGCATGAGATCGTCTTTGTTGATGATGGTTCAAGTGATGCGAGCTTATCCTTACTGGAAAAGATACAGCAGCAAGATAATACAGTTGTAGTAGTCTCCTTCCGCCGTAATTTTGGTCAGACAGCGGCCATGTCAGCCGGTTTCGATTATGCCACCGGTGATGTTATTGTGACTATGGATGGGGATATGCAGAATGATCCCCATGATATTCCTATGTTCCTGAAAAAAATGGAAGAGGGATATGAACTGGTTAGCGGCTGGCGTTATGACCGCCAGGATCCTTTTTTGAATCGTCGCTTACCTTCCATGATTGCTAATAAGATTATTTCTGTGGTTACCGGGGTTCATCTGCACGACTATGGCTGTACTCTGAAGACCTTTCGAAAAGAAATTACCCAGGGAATCCGTCTTTACGGAGAAATGCATCGTTTCATTCCGGCGATAGCCAGCGGTGTGGGAGGTAAGATCACAGAGGTAAAAGCTAATCATCGTCCGCGACGCTTCGGCACCTCAAAGTATGGTATTTCCAGGACCCTGCGAGTGGTATTGGACTTAATGACCGTTAAGTTTTTGCTCAGTTATGCCACCCGTCCTATTCACGTCTTTGGTATGCTGGGGCTTGTCAGTGGTGGCTCAGGATTTCTTATTGCTTTACTCATGACCGCTCAGCGAATGTTTTTTGATGTCCCTATGGCGAATAGGCCTCTTCTTCTGCTGGCTATTTTGCTTATTCTCATGGGAATGCAGTTTATTTATATGGGATTATTAGGAGAGCTTCAGGTCAGAACCTACCATGAGTCGCAGAAAAAACCGATTTATGTGGTGCGTCAAGTGTTTGGGCACGAAAATCAAGATGAGAATACTGATTGA
- a CDS encoding acyltransferase: MKKTHNAITGKGSSLSKYQDVMVGTRSLYAFLYYEWCQFLAPIPGALGMVLRKIFWPALFGSCGKGCMFAAGITLRQPGRIHLGDAVILSEGCILDGRHGTESVSIRFGNNVMLSNDVMISCKNGTISIGDNCGINARTIVQSTNNCPVHIGSDCIIGQQCFLVGGGSYNIDRLDIPMREQGIRADGGIHLEEDVWLGGKVTVLGGVTMGKGSVAGAGAILTRSVDAYTISVGAPARVVKNRKDTTA, encoded by the coding sequence ATGAAGAAAACACATAATGCCATAACAGGGAAAGGATCGTCCTTATCCAAATACCAGGATGTTATGGTTGGTACCCGCTCGCTTTACGCCTTTCTTTATTATGAATGGTGTCAGTTTCTGGCTCCTATCCCAGGGGCACTCGGGATGGTCCTGCGTAAAATTTTCTGGCCAGCGCTGTTTGGCAGTTGCGGTAAAGGCTGCATGTTTGCCGCCGGTATTACGCTCCGACAACCCGGTCGTATCCATCTCGGTGATGCGGTGATCCTCAGTGAGGGCTGCATTCTTGATGGTCGGCATGGAACAGAATCAGTGTCCATCCGGTTTGGCAATAATGTTATGCTCTCCAATGACGTCATGATTTCCTGCAAGAACGGAACCATAAGTATCGGAGACAACTGCGGGATAAACGCCAGAACCATAGTTCAGTCAACTAATAATTGTCCTGTGCATATCGGCTCGGATTGTATTATCGGCCAGCAATGTTTTCTTGTCGGAGGGGGGAGTTATAATATTGATCGCCTGGATATCCCAATGCGGGAGCAGGGGATACGTGCCGACGGCGGTATTCATCTTGAGGAAGATGTTTGGCTTGGTGGCAAGGTGACGGTGCTTGGCGGGGTAACGATGGGCAAGGGCAGTGTGGCCGGAGCTGGTGCGATTTTAACTCGCTCTGTCGATGCGTATACAATTTCCGTGGGTGCTCCTGCTCGGGTTGTTAAAAATCGCAAGGATACTACGGCATGA
- a CDS encoding lysylphosphatidylglycerol synthase transmembrane domain-containing protein, which translates to MSGKKKNLLLLTKIVFSTTLMYILYRRIPLEELKAVMSSLNYLYFLPIGLLLFVNTVLSALKWRLFLSADGVDIPLSTLTMTYLIGSFYNLFLPSNIGGDSYRIYDIGQKSRENVRAAASVFADRFSGFLALVSLSLISSVLVAREFNNFFFFLAPLLIFLIMLVVLIALIKEKPVRALLSLTRLNRFPFLVKLTEKFFLSFQCYGADRKLLTQVMLISFVFQLSVIFIVQLLALSLHASVSFFYFSAFVPLITLMEALPISVFGLGLRDVGYVFFFGWVGMTDIQTRSLALLFLGTSLGYSLIGGLVYLFRLLTSRPTNPADAPTS; encoded by the coding sequence ATGAGTGGGAAGAAAAAAAATCTGCTGCTCCTGACCAAGATAGTTTTCAGTACAACCTTGATGTACATCCTCTATCGCAGGATTCCTCTGGAGGAGCTCAAGGCAGTTATGAGCTCCTTGAATTATCTTTATTTTCTGCCCATTGGCCTGCTGCTTTTTGTTAATACGGTTTTGAGCGCCTTAAAATGGCGTCTTTTTTTGTCTGCTGATGGCGTTGATATCCCGCTTTCAACCCTGACGATGACCTATTTGATTGGCAGCTTTTATAACCTTTTCTTACCTTCAAATATTGGTGGAGACTCGTACCGAATTTACGATATTGGACAAAAAAGCAGGGAGAACGTGCGGGCAGCCGCATCCGTCTTTGCCGATCGTTTTTCCGGTTTTCTCGCTCTGGTTTCCCTGAGCTTAATTTCTTCCGTCCTTGTTGCGCGAGAGTTTAATAATTTTTTCTTTTTTCTCGCCCCCTTGTTGATTTTTCTGATTATGCTTGTGGTGCTCATCGCTTTGATCAAAGAGAAACCTGTACGGGCTCTGCTCAGTCTGACCCGATTGAATCGTTTTCCCTTTCTGGTAAAGCTGACAGAAAAGTTCTTTCTTTCTTTTCAATGCTACGGCGCTGACCGCAAGTTGTTGACGCAGGTGATGCTGATATCCTTTGTATTTCAGCTCTCAGTTATTTTTATTGTCCAGCTCTTGGCTCTGTCTCTGCACGCCTCGGTTTCTTTTTTTTATTTCAGTGCTTTTGTGCCGCTTATCACCTTGATGGAAGCCCTTCCCATTTCTGTGTTTGGTTTGGGGTTGCGAGATGTGGGGTATGTATTTTTCTTTGGTTGGGTTGGCATGACTGATATTCAGACCCGCTCACTGGCCCTGCTGTTTTTGGGGACCTCGTTGGGTTACTCGCTGATTGGGGGGCTTGTTTACTTGTTCCGCCTGCTGACATCTCGGCCAACGAATCCAGCAGATGCTCCTACATCTTGA
- a CDS encoding glycosyltransferase family A protein, giving the protein MNKEQSVSLIIPTLNGEFWFNELLSGIVHQTLVPDEVIVIDSGSSDATIPLVHRYMETHPFIQLYQIKKEEFDHGGTRTMAARKATSDILVFMTQDAILADSMALELLIRSFAKDDNMAAAYGRQLPAKNATFFSEHLRLFNYPEQSQIRSQQDWGLYGFKTVFISNSFAAWRRDILEQQGYFPEHLLFGEDTVALAKMLEKGYYVAYVSEATVYHSHNYSVLQDFKRYFDIGVLHKTQSRYLLQHKGPGGTGKKYILSELACLAKKRKYYLLPEFLLRNFCKFIAYQMGKRFRIFPGHFPARLSMNPGWWL; this is encoded by the coding sequence ATGAATAAAGAACAGAGCGTTTCCTTAATTATTCCAACCTTAAATGGTGAATTTTGGTTTAATGAGCTGCTCTCGGGTATAGTACATCAGACGCTCGTTCCAGACGAAGTGATCGTCATTGATTCTGGATCAAGCGATGCGACGATTCCTCTCGTGCATCGATATATGGAGACGCATCCTTTTATCCAACTGTATCAAATTAAAAAAGAAGAGTTTGATCATGGCGGAACCCGTACTATGGCTGCCCGAAAGGCAACAAGCGATATCCTCGTCTTCATGACCCAGGATGCCATCCTGGCTGATAGTATGGCTCTTGAATTACTGATCCGTTCTTTTGCAAAAGATGACAATATGGCAGCTGCCTACGGCAGGCAGCTGCCAGCAAAGAATGCTACTTTCTTCAGTGAGCATCTTCGTCTTTTTAATTATCCGGAACAATCACAGATTCGTAGCCAGCAAGACTGGGGACTCTATGGTTTTAAAACAGTTTTTATTTCGAATTCTTTTGCAGCGTGGCGCCGCGATATTTTAGAGCAACAAGGGTATTTTCCTGAACACTTACTTTTTGGTGAGGACACGGTAGCATTGGCAAAAATGCTTGAAAAAGGATATTATGTAGCATATGTGAGTGAGGCGACCGTGTATCATTCACATAATTACTCAGTCCTGCAGGATTTCAAGAGATATTTTGATATTGGAGTGCTTCATAAGACGCAGTCAAGATATCTTTTGCAGCATAAAGGACCTGGTGGAACCGGGAAAAAATACATATTGTCAGAACTTGCTTGCCTTGCCAAGAAAAGAAAATACTATTTGCTGCCAGAGTTCCTTCTTCGTAACTTTTGTAAGTTTATAGCCTACCAGATGGGAAAAAGATTTAGGATATTTCCTGGCCACTTTCCTGCCCGTTTAAGTATGAACCCTGGCTGGTGGCTGTAA
- a CDS encoding rhodanese-related (seleno)protein, producing MKKILFLVSIFLFVGSLAVSLAAEAPRISKEELKALMESGDAVIMDARSKAGWEFSDYKIKGAIRTPLDTVDEWLDSIPKDKTLVVYCSUHSEGSSASLARKLIEDKGLKNVYALKGGWNEWNKQEDKDAYPVEKK from the coding sequence ATGAAGAAAATTTTGTTTCTGGTCTCAATATTCCTCTTTGTTGGGTCCTTAGCAGTGTCACTTGCTGCTGAGGCTCCGCGTATAAGCAAAGAAGAGCTGAAGGCGCTGATGGAATCAGGCGATGCGGTTATTATGGATGCACGCTCCAAAGCTGGTTGGGAGTTCAGCGACTATAAGATTAAAGGGGCTATTCGTACCCCGCTGGACACCGTTGACGAATGGCTGGACAGCATCCCCAAAGACAAAACCCTGGTTGTCTACTGTTCCTGACACAGTGAAGGCAGCAGTGCCAGTTTGGCACGCAAGTTGATTGAGGACAAAGGCTTAAAGAATGTCTATGCCCTTAAGGGTGGCTGGAACGAGTGGAATAAACAGGAAGATAAGGATGCTTATCCGGTAGAAAAAAAATAA
- a CDS encoding NAD(P)/FAD-dependent oxidoreductase, producing MSNISTDILIIGAGPAGLACAKVLAEQGRQVVLLERQEEIGPKVCAGGVTWHGLLQLMPDEFMERRFREQYVYTVCQRVIIREKNPIIATVSRRTLGQRMMQQAQQAGAEILTGTKVTAIDGLQVTAVQKGATKEIRCSQLVGADGANSLVRRSLGVPIIDRGPGINFQIPGDYDRMEWHMHTRRFGCGYAWVFPHKNTISIGAYTPEGEVSVGRLKRNLLRWARNLGFQLDELYCQAALINYDYRGHSFGPVWLIGDAAGLASGLTGEGIYPAVVSGQAVARQILDPGADMKELSALIRRHQQHLRLVRLSRSHVAYSFMLMELLIFFLRSRILKFKAIEMASIS from the coding sequence ATGTCGAATATTTCAACAGACATTCTCATTATAGGTGCTGGTCCAGCAGGGCTTGCCTGTGCCAAAGTTCTTGCTGAGCAGGGACGTCAAGTTGTATTGCTTGAGCGACAGGAGGAGATTGGTCCTAAAGTATGTGCAGGCGGCGTAACATGGCACGGTCTGTTGCAACTGATGCCGGATGAGTTTATGGAAAGGCGTTTCCGAGAACAGTATGTTTATACTGTTTGCCAACGAGTTATCATACGGGAAAAGAATCCTATCATTGCCACTGTCAGTCGGAGAACTTTGGGGCAAAGGATGATGCAACAGGCGCAACAGGCTGGTGCGGAAATACTCACAGGAACGAAAGTCACAGCTATAGATGGACTTCAGGTCACGGCGGTACAGAAAGGCGCTACCAAGGAGATTCGCTGCTCACAGCTTGTTGGAGCCGACGGGGCCAACTCCTTGGTTAGACGGAGTCTTGGCGTGCCAATCATTGATCGAGGACCAGGTATTAATTTTCAAATTCCTGGAGATTATGATCGGATGGAATGGCATATGCATACCAGGAGGTTTGGTTGTGGGTATGCGTGGGTTTTCCCTCATAAAAACACCATTTCTATAGGGGCATACACTCCTGAGGGAGAGGTGTCTGTAGGGAGATTAAAACGTAATCTCCTTCGCTGGGCAAGAAATCTTGGTTTTCAGCTGGATGAGTTATATTGTCAGGCTGCATTAATTAATTACGATTATCGAGGACATTCCTTTGGGCCCGTATGGCTGATTGGAGATGCTGCTGGATTGGCTTCTGGACTAACAGGAGAAGGAATTTATCCTGCTGTTGTTTCCGGGCAAGCTGTGGCGCGTCAGATTCTTGATCCGGGTGCAGATATGAAGGAGTTGTCAGCCCTTATTCGCAGACATCAACAGCACCTCCGTTTAGTCAGGCTTTCCCGGAGTCATGTTGCCTATTCTTTTATGCTAATGGAACTGCTCATTTTTTTTCTTCGATCTCGGATTCTCAAATTCAAGGCGATTGAGATGGCTTCCATTTCTTAA
- the argS gene encoding arginine--tRNA ligase, which produces MIRSQVKTLVDQCFQQGVEQGLWSDAAANIYNVEVPRHEGQGDFSTNFAMVLAGKEKRNPREIAGQLVDLLNKDEDLLEKVEIAGPGFVNLFLKPTVWCTVLTPINEQGKEFGLSDIGQDKKVLVEFVSANPTGPLSVGHGRNAILGDTIARLLQATGHDVTREYYFNDAGRQMRVLADSLRARYLEKLGLDNEFPEDGYQGDYIYEIAQGMINEAGDGFVEAADQNVFRKRAQNAIFADIDATLKRIGITFDSYYNEHTLYEEGLIEDVVAELRKKGLVYEQDDATWFKTTEFGEQQDRVIIKNTGEPTYRLPDIAYHREKYRRGFDWMINVFGADHIATVPDVLAGVEALGYDKSKIHVVLYQFVTLLRDGKQVKMSTRKATFVTVDELVDEVGVDALRFFFLMRKYDSQLEFDLEVAKAQSQENPVYYVQYAHARLCSIERMAEEKGVSMPVFAETDLSLLKEEEEYQLLKTLAIYPALVADAATDLAPHRIIFFLMELAGNFHSFYNKHKVVTEDQQFTAARLCLCQGIKTVLANGLDLVGLAAPDKM; this is translated from the coding sequence ATGATACGATCTCAAGTAAAAACACTTGTTGACCAATGTTTCCAGCAGGGCGTAGAACAGGGACTCTGGTCCGATGCTGCCGCAAATATCTATAATGTGGAAGTACCCCGCCATGAGGGCCAGGGTGATTTTTCCACCAACTTCGCTATGGTGCTGGCAGGCAAGGAAAAACGCAATCCCCGTGAAATCGCCGGACAATTGGTGGACTTACTGAATAAGGATGAGGACTTGCTGGAAAAGGTGGAAATCGCTGGTCCTGGTTTTGTCAATCTCTTTCTCAAGCCCACAGTCTGGTGTACGGTCCTGACGCCCATCAATGAGCAGGGTAAGGAGTTCGGTCTTTCCGACATCGGTCAGGACAAAAAAGTCCTGGTAGAGTTTGTCAGCGCCAACCCCACCGGCCCGCTGAGCGTAGGGCATGGTCGTAATGCCATCCTTGGAGATACCATTGCCCGCCTTCTTCAGGCCACGGGCCATGATGTCACCCGTGAGTACTATTTTAACGATGCAGGCCGCCAGATGCGCGTTTTGGCAGACTCCCTGCGCGCTCGCTATCTGGAAAAGCTGGGTCTGGATAATGAATTCCCGGAAGACGGCTACCAGGGCGATTATATTTACGAGATTGCTCAGGGAATGATCAACGAGGCAGGTGATGGTTTTGTCGAAGCGGCGGATCAGAATGTCTTCCGTAAGCGAGCCCAGAATGCCATTTTTGCGGACATTGATGCCACTTTGAAGCGCATCGGCATCACCTTTGATTCCTACTATAACGAGCACACTCTGTACGAGGAAGGCCTGATTGAGGATGTGGTTGCTGAACTGAGGAAAAAAGGCCTGGTCTATGAGCAGGATGATGCCACCTGGTTTAAGACCACAGAATTCGGTGAACAGCAGGACCGGGTGATCATCAAAAATACCGGTGAACCCACCTATCGTCTCCCGGATATAGCCTACCATCGGGAAAAATATCGGCGTGGTTTTGACTGGATGATCAACGTATTTGGCGCTGACCATATTGCCACAGTTCCTGATGTCCTGGCTGGTGTTGAAGCCCTGGGATACGATAAGTCCAAGATCCATGTGGTATTGTATCAGTTCGTGACCCTACTGCGGGATGGCAAGCAGGTTAAGATGTCCACCCGCAAGGCCACCTTTGTGACTGTGGATGAACTGGTGGATGAAGTAGGCGTTGATGCCCTCCGTTTCTTCTTCCTGATGCGGAAATATGATTCCCAGCTGGAATTTGACCTGGAAGTCGCCAAGGCCCAGAGCCAGGAAAACCCGGTCTACTATGTCCAGTACGCCCATGCACGGCTTTGTTCCATTGAGCGGATGGCAGAGGAAAAAGGAGTGAGCATGCCGGTGTTTGCGGAAACCGATCTCTCCTTGCTTAAGGAAGAGGAGGAATATCAGCTGCTCAAGACGCTGGCCATTTATCCGGCCCTGGTTGCGGATGCAGCGACTGATTTGGCACCCCATCGGATAATCTTCTTCCTCATGGAGCTGGCTGGCAATTTCCACTCCTTTTACAATAAACACAAGGTGGTAACAGAGGATCAGCAGTTCACTGCTGCGCGTCTCTGTCTCTGTCAGGGCATTAAGACTGTGCTGGCAAACGGGCTGGATCTGGTAGGTCTGGCTGCTCCTGACAAGATGTAG